A window of Hyperolius riggenbachi isolate aHypRig1 chromosome 1, aHypRig1.pri, whole genome shotgun sequence contains these coding sequences:
- the LOC137530208 gene encoding dnaJ homolog subfamily A member 4-like, with protein sequence MGLIIFFLVACCILSISAGKNVVHQLSVSLEELYNGASRKLALQKNVICSKCEGRGGKKGAVEKCTTCKGRGIQVHIQQLGPGMVQQIQTMCSDCHGEGERINAKDRCKQCNGNKVIREKKILEVHIKKGMRDGQKILFHGEGDQEPGLEPGDVVIVLDQRDHAVFQRQDDNLIMKMEIALVEALCGVKKTVDTLDGRTLLITSHPGEVIKYGHLKCIQNEGMPLQRDPFEKGLLIIQFLVTFPESNWLSTDRILALEALLPPREHVMVTDDMDVVELVEFDPKEESGRYRGEAYDEDERPRGGVQCQTS encoded by the exons ATGGGGTTGATCATCTTCTTTCTTGTGGCTTGTTGTATCCTCAGCATATCAGCCG GAAAAAATGTGGTCCACCAGTTATCTGTATCTTTAGAAGAACTGTATAATGGAGCAAGCAGAAAGTTGGCATTGCAGAAGAATGTCATTTGTAGCAAATGTGAAG GTCGTGGAGGAAAGAAAGGAGCAGTAGAGAAATGTACGACATGTAAGGGCCGCGGTATTCAAGTTCACATACAACAGCTCGGGCCAGGAATGGTGCAGCAGATTCAGACTATGTGCTCCGACTGTCATGGTGAAGGCGAGCGCATTAATGCCAAAGACCGATGCAAACAGTGTAATGGCAACAAAGTTATTCGTGAGAAGAAGATTTTGGAAGTTCACATCAAAAAAG GCATGCGGGACGGTCAGAAAATACTATTTCATGGGGAAGGTGACCAGGAACCGGGTCTGGAGCCGGGAGATGTTGTCATTGTGCTTGATCAGAGGGACCATGCAGTGTTTCAAAGACAGGATGACAATTTAATAATGAAAATGGAAATTGCACtagtagaagcattgtgtggtgtTAAGAAGACAGTAGACACCTTGGATGGGCGAACCCTCTTAATCACATCACATCCTG GTGAAGTCATAAAGTACGGACACCTAAAATGCATACAGAATGAAGGCATGCCACTGCAGAGGGATCCTTTTGAGAAAGGGCTTCTCATTATCCAGTTCTTG GTGACCTTCCCTGAGAGCAACTGGCTTTCCACAGACAGAATTCTTGCACTTGAGGCTTTGCTTCCACCCAGGGAACATGTTATGGTCACTGATGACATGGATGTTGTGGAACTTGTTGAATTTGACCCAAAAGAGGAAAGCGGACGATACAGAGGAGAGGCTTATGATGAGGATGAAAGGCCAAGAGGTGGAGTTCAGTGTCAGACTTCCTGA